The Acidobacteriota bacterium genome includes a region encoding these proteins:
- a CDS encoding oxygenase MpaB family protein — translation MLNVPACYVDGYNAARQLDPELAERYIRYTTLGDPLADRAVEQLAAIVEPHHVHRTIAQTVDRYHDPPTDTPEALRELIESSAVVPEWFDPEIAMTATRAFLRNSDMVLGGLVGGAIVEGFSTLISKSFRIRSRIILNGVRRLKQNTLQLTEQFMPGGQEPGDDAWKLSLRIRLVHAQARMLLKQSDEWDTPEHGMPLSAAHMLLGAAAFSGRLMHHVARLGGDFSPEEQDAYVHVWRYTGLVMGIPEAIMFHDHPSACRIFQIAATCEPPPDDDAIIMANSIINSAPILLGFRETKERREMAAFIYQVSRELIGNDLADSFRFPKSRFVKQVPLLFLRNRAEKVALKLFPRLFANRSIKRFNALLDASDLGEIEHSYALPTTLHDEDSRDW, via the coding sequence ATGTTGAACGTCCCCGCCTGTTACGTCGACGGCTACAACGCGGCCCGGCAACTGGATCCGGAGCTGGCGGAGCGCTACATCCGCTACACGACCCTCGGCGATCCGCTGGCCGACCGGGCCGTCGAACAACTGGCGGCGATCGTGGAACCACACCACGTTCACCGCACGATCGCCCAGACGGTCGACCGCTACCACGATCCGCCGACGGACACGCCCGAGGCTCTCCGGGAACTCATCGAGTCCTCGGCCGTCGTCCCCGAGTGGTTCGACCCCGAGATCGCCATGACGGCCACCAGGGCCTTCCTCCGTAACTCGGACATGGTCCTTGGAGGACTCGTGGGCGGTGCCATCGTCGAGGGCTTTTCCACCCTGATCAGCAAGTCCTTCCGCATCCGCAGCCGGATCATCCTGAACGGCGTCCGCCGGCTCAAGCAGAACACCCTGCAGCTAACGGAGCAGTTCATGCCGGGCGGCCAGGAGCCCGGCGACGACGCCTGGAAGCTGAGCCTGCGTATCCGCCTTGTGCACGCCCAGGCGAGGATGCTGCTCAAGCAGTCGGACGAATGGGATACGCCCGAGCACGGGATGCCGCTCAGCGCGGCGCACATGCTGCTGGGCGCGGCCGCCTTCTCAGGCCGTCTGATGCACCATGTCGCACGCCTGGGAGGTGACTTCAGCCCGGAGGAGCAGGATGCCTACGTCCATGTGTGGAGATACACGGGACTCGTCATGGGGATACCCGAGGCGATCATGTTCCATGACCACCCTTCGGCGTGCCGCATCTTCCAGATCGCGGCGACGTGCGAGCCGCCGCCGGATGACGACGCGATCATCATGGCGAACAGCATCATCAACAGCGCGCCCATCCTGCTCGGATTCAGGGAGACGAAGGAACGCCGCGAGATGGCGGCGTTCATCTACCAGGTATCGCGGGAACTGATCGGCAACGACCTCGCGGACTCCTTCAGATTCCCCAAGTCGAGGTTCGTCAAGCAGGTACCCCTGCTGTTCCTGAGGAACAGGGCGGAGAAGGTAGCCCTGAAACTGTTCCCCCGGCTATTCGCGAACCGGTCGATCAAGCGGTTCAACGCGCTGCTGGACGCCTCGGATCTCGGCGAGATCGAGCACTCCTACGCGCTGCCCACCACGCTCCACGACGAGGATTCGCGCGACTGGTAG